The following are encoded together in the bacterium genome:
- a CDS encoding cytochrome C, protein MAEEQKKIVPASSLSPDKVHTWPHLVKAEFIVGLISLILITVWSIVIDAPMEEPANPTRTPNPSKAPWYFLGLQEMLVYFDPWYAGVVLPSLIIVGLMLIPYLDINKKGVGYYTFTERKFAVSVFGFGFLILWVFLIIIGVFFRGPGWNFFMPWQDWDTHKVVALTNIDLNIFLAQHLGIDLLRNTVVQAVFGTGLIGAYYLIGVVFYLWKVKKSPVLQELGPIRYGLTAFLFLTMMALPIKMILRWTFNIKYIVTYPWIGLNI, encoded by the coding sequence ATGGCGGAAGAACAAAAGAAAATCGTTCCGGCTTCGAGCCTGTCCCCGGACAAGGTTCATACGTGGCCCCACCTGGTGAAGGCGGAGTTCATCGTCGGGCTGATCTCCCTGATCTTGATTACGGTCTGGTCTATCGTGATCGATGCCCCGATGGAGGAACCGGCCAACCCGACCAGGACGCCGAACCCCTCCAAGGCGCCCTGGTACTTCCTGGGCCTCCAGGAAATGCTGGTTTACTTCGACCCCTGGTACGCCGGTGTCGTTCTGCCCAGCCTCATCATCGTGGGGCTCATGCTCATCCCGTATCTCGACATCAACAAGAAGGGGGTGGGCTATTACACGTTCACGGAACGCAAGTTCGCCGTCTCCGTTTTCGGCTTCGGGTTTCTCATCCTCTGGGTGTTCCTGATCATCATTGGCGTCTTCTTCCGCGGACCGGGCTGGAACTTCTTCATGCCCTGGCAGGACTGGGACACGCACAAGGTCGTGGCCCTGACCAACATCGACCTGAACATCTTTCTCGCGCAGCATCTGGGAATCGACTTACTGCGGAACACCGTGGTTCAGGCCGTTTTTGGGACGGGCCTGATCGGGGCGTACTATCTGATCGGGGTGGTTTTCTATCTCTGGAAGGTCAAGAAGAGCCCGGTGCTCCAGGAATTGGGTCCGATCCGCTACGGGCTGACGGCCTTCTTGTTTCTGACCATGATGGCGTTGCCGATCAAGATGATTCTGCGCTGGACCTTCAACATCAAGTACATCGTCACTTATCCCTGGATCGGGCTGAACATCTGA
- a CDS encoding c-type cytochrome, which yields MPPAETDPIEKKSYTKLWFLLGSLFFLVSVWAFYSEFIARRSWKGYQREFNRLELKKVEEEYEKTQQSIEAEDKRRDQLPDPVPPAPPLSDDQLSLRKIRLRIEEAEIRMDGKEYQDALKELKKRGIELSDAKQVLGFAKADQDEVFYEWKHAIFHGHDKEAEERKKQYYELENRIVELKKAVAGKEDRVAEVQKVLDTYQLELKKWKTAEKKYGEALEKFDKKMEAIRGRGLDIKQTVIDDLGKGGVIAWGTVDRCESCHVAINRAGFENEKQPFATHPHREEILGKHPPEQFGCTTCHGGQGRATQIEHEPLEEGDFAHGIVHHWAEPLLRKEFVEASCNKCHQDQWKLEHAPVAMKGKRLFWNKGCTGCHTIKGFESAPKVGPSLARVAYKVQPEWLIAWIKNPRDYLPHANMPKAPLDIDEPGQVEKVAAYLLQSSQPYPLPFGKFPGGNAESGKKLFETVGCYGCHTLGDKGTGLAPALDKIASKTNADWIYNWIQDPKSYNPTARMPSLRLSREEAADITAFLAQNGQPQTPDEALQQRLKDPENAKKGFLLVSQYGCYGCHNIKGFEDTSKLSVELTAFGRKDIAELDFGDTKIPRTWDDWAAGKLKNPRMYLTERTSSRMPNFGLSDEEIHALVVFLKGMKKEDVPERFLMTKKNAHQVEIDDGRRLVERLNCKGCHLIEGEGRLIESIVGADKAPPNLMGIGARVRPTWMFSFLKDPSRTKLRPWIEVRMPTFKFSDDEANTIIKYFSALDKVPADFSTVPEMPADPEMVAAGEKLVSRDYFSCWSCHIQGSVTPTSAPEQWGPDLALARERIRHDFIPEWVKDAQKFTPGVKMPAFLPTDDAAPQDILGGSRQKQAEAIRDYLMTLGATSPSHASTTPSQ from the coding sequence ATGCCTCCCGCTGAAACCGACCCCATCGAGAAGAAGTCCTATACCAAGCTCTGGTTCCTGCTGGGCTCCCTCTTTTTTCTCGTTTCCGTCTGGGCCTTCTACAGCGAATTCATCGCGCGCCGGTCCTGGAAGGGCTACCAAAGGGAATTCAACCGGCTGGAGCTCAAAAAGGTCGAAGAGGAATACGAGAAGACTCAACAGTCCATCGAAGCCGAAGATAAGCGCCGCGACCAGCTTCCGGACCCCGTGCCACCGGCTCCGCCGCTTTCCGATGATCAGCTGTCCTTGCGCAAAATCCGCTTGAGGATCGAAGAGGCCGAAATCCGGATGGACGGCAAAGAATATCAGGATGCCCTGAAAGAACTGAAGAAGCGAGGCATCGAGCTATCCGACGCCAAGCAGGTCTTGGGCTTCGCCAAGGCGGACCAGGACGAAGTTTTCTACGAATGGAAACACGCCATTTTTCATGGGCATGACAAAGAGGCCGAAGAGCGCAAGAAACAGTACTACGAGCTTGAGAACCGCATCGTCGAACTGAAGAAGGCCGTGGCGGGGAAGGAGGATCGGGTCGCCGAGGTCCAGAAGGTCCTCGACACCTATCAGTTGGAACTCAAGAAGTGGAAAACCGCCGAAAAGAAATACGGCGAGGCCCTCGAAAAGTTTGACAAGAAGATGGAGGCGATCCGGGGCCGGGGGCTCGACATCAAGCAAACGGTCATCGATGACTTGGGCAAGGGCGGGGTCATCGCCTGGGGAACGGTGGACCGGTGCGAGTCCTGTCACGTAGCGATCAACCGCGCCGGTTTTGAGAACGAAAAGCAGCCGTTTGCGACGCATCCCCACCGCGAGGAGATTCTGGGCAAGCACCCTCCGGAGCAGTTCGGCTGCACCACGTGCCACGGCGGCCAGGGTCGTGCGACGCAAATCGAGCACGAGCCGCTGGAGGAAGGCGACTTTGCCCACGGAATCGTGCACCATTGGGCGGAACCCCTCCTGCGCAAGGAATTCGTCGAGGCCTCCTGCAACAAGTGCCATCAGGACCAATGGAAACTGGAGCATGCACCGGTGGCCATGAAGGGAAAGAGACTCTTTTGGAACAAGGGATGCACCGGGTGCCACACGATCAAGGGGTTCGAAAGCGCCCCGAAGGTCGGCCCGTCGCTTGCCAGGGTGGCCTATAAGGTCCAGCCGGAATGGCTGATCGCGTGGATCAAGAATCCCCGCGACTATTTGCCTCACGCGAACATGCCCAAGGCCCCCCTGGACATCGACGAGCCGGGGCAGGTGGAAAAGGTGGCCGCCTACCTGCTGCAATCCTCCCAGCCTTACCCTTTGCCCTTCGGAAAATTCCCCGGAGGAAACGCCGAAAGCGGCAAGAAGCTTTTTGAGACCGTCGGATGCTATGGCTGCCACACGCTGGGCGACAAGGGGACGGGTTTGGCCCCGGCCCTCGACAAGATTGCCTCCAAGACCAACGCCGACTGGATCTACAACTGGATTCAGGACCCGAAATCCTACAATCCAACGGCCCGCATGCCCAGCCTCCGGCTGAGCCGGGAGGAGGCGGCGGACATCACGGCCTTCCTGGCGCAAAACGGCCAGCCTCAGACCCCCGATGAGGCGCTTCAGCAAAGACTAAAGGACCCGGAAAATGCCAAGAAGGGGTTCCTCCTCGTCTCACAATATGGGTGTTACGGTTGTCACAACATCAAGGGTTTCGAGGACACATCCAAACTGTCGGTTGAACTGACCGCGTTTGGGAGGAAGGACATCGCCGAGCTCGACTTCGGGGACACGAAGATTCCGAGGACGTGGGATGATTGGGCGGCGGGCAAACTCAAGAATCCCCGGATGTACCTGACCGAGCGAACCTCTTCGCGCATGCCCAACTTCGGGCTTTCGGATGAAGAGATCCATGCCCTCGTCGTCTTCCTCAAAGGCATGAAGAAGGAGGATGTGCCCGAACGTTTCCTCATGACCAAGAAAAATGCGCATCAGGTCGAGATCGATGACGGCCGCCGCTTGGTCGAGCGCTTGAATTGCAAAGGTTGCCATTTGATCGAAGGGGAAGGACGCCTCATCGAAAGCATCGTCGGCGCCGACAAGGCCCCGCCCAATCTGATGGGGATCGGCGCCCGGGTGAGGCCGACCTGGATGTTCTCGTTCCTGAAGGATCCCTCCAGGACGAAATTGCGGCCCTGGATCGAGGTTCGCATGCCGACGTTCAAGTTTTCGGATGATGAGGCAAACACGATCATCAAGTACTTCTCAGCATTGGACAAAGTTCCGGCGGATTTCTCGACGGTTCCCGAAATGCCGGCCGATCCGGAAATGGTGGCGGCCGGAGAAAAGCTGGTCTCGCGCGATTACTTCAGCTGCTGGTCCTGCCATATTCAGGGGAGTGTGACGCCGACCTCCGCGCCGGAACAGTGGGGGCCGGATCTGGCCCTGGCGAGGGAACGGATCCGGCATGATTTCATCCCCGAATGGGTCAAAGATGCCCAAAAATTCACCCCCGGCGTCAAGATGCCGGCCTTCCTCCCCACGGATGACGCCGCCCCGCAGGACATTCTCGGCGGCAGCCGTCAGAAACAGGCGGAGGCGATTCGGGATTACCTCATGACTTTGGGCGCAACCTCTCCCTCCCACGCGTCGACGACTCCCTCGCAATGA
- the miaA gene encoding tRNA (adenosine(37)-N6)-dimethylallyltransferase MiaA — MNPEETSQTIIILCGPTASGKTAVAVEAAQRLGAEIVSADSGQVYRGMDIGTAKPSREDRSRVPFHLIDILDPDQQFSAADFRSRSLEAIGAIQKRGKRALVVGGTGLYLKALEQGLFEGPSRDDAVRAELEERVRRDGIESLHRELQEVDPSAAAAIPPKNRQRIIRALEVYRLTGRPISEFWKEDQARRGSGGRAIPTFIKYGLDLSRDELNRRIEERVEGMIEEGLLAEARGLWERWGRAAPGLKLIGYKEIVAYLEGKTGLEEAVALVIKNTRQYAKRQRTWFRKDKEIRWVSDLTKIMGDLTKG, encoded by the coding sequence CATTATCCTCTGCGGTCCTACCGCGTCTGGTAAGACGGCCGTGGCCGTCGAGGCGGCGCAAAGGCTCGGCGCCGAGATCGTCAGCGCCGACTCGGGGCAGGTCTACCGGGGGATGGACATCGGCACGGCCAAACCCTCGCGCGAGGACCGCTCGCGCGTTCCGTTTCATCTGATCGACATCCTCGACCCCGACCAACAATTCTCGGCGGCGGACTTCCGTTCCCGGTCCCTGGAGGCCATCGGCGCCATTCAAAAGAGGGGAAAAAGGGCCCTCGTCGTCGGGGGGACGGGGCTCTACCTCAAGGCCTTGGAGCAGGGGCTCTTCGAAGGACCGTCGCGAGACGACGCCGTTCGTGCCGAGCTCGAGGAGCGCGTCCGGCGGGACGGGATCGAATCGCTCCATCGGGAGCTTCAGGAGGTCGATCCCTCCGCCGCGGCGGCGATCCCCCCCAAGAATCGCCAGCGGATCATCCGGGCCCTGGAGGTCTATCGGTTGACGGGGCGGCCGATCTCGGAATTCTGGAAGGAGGATCAAGCGCGACGGGGCAGTGGGGGACGCGCGATCCCGACCTTCATCAAATACGGCCTGGACCTCTCCCGGGACGAATTGAACCGCCGCATCGAGGAGAGGGTGGAAGGCATGATCGAAGAAGGGCTTTTGGCCGAGGCCCGGGGCCTGTGGGAGAGGTGGGGAAGGGCGGCCCCCGGTCTCAAGCTCATCGGGTACAAGGAGATCGTCGCGTATTTGGAAGGAAAGACCGGTTTGGAGGAGGCCGTCGCCCTCGTCATCAAGAACACCCGCCAATACGCCAAGCGCCAGCGGACGTGGTTTCGGAAGGACAAGGAGATTCGATGGGTTAGCGATTTGACAAAGATCATGGGGGACTTGACAAAGGGGTGA
- a CDS encoding cytochrome b N-terminal domain-containing protein, producing the protein MKLIQLKEKYEEIRKVVVDSTVWKSIFRHGYKDTPRNRVLMTASNVFLHLHPSKMRRHGIKISYTWCAGGLTFLFFLILTVTGVILMFYYRPVAEYAFVDMKYLQFDVPFGMIMRNMHRWAAHGMVILVMLHMFRVFLTGSYKPPREFNWIVGVILLVLTFLLSFTGYLLPWDQLAIWAVTVGTNMARATPLMGHEGPLAEQMRELTGLITPRYDARSLLTGGTIVAAPTLLRFYVLHCIFIPIATAVLIIVHFWRVRKDGGISGPL; encoded by the coding sequence ATGAAACTGATTCAACTCAAAGAGAAGTACGAGGAAATCCGCAAGGTCGTCGTCGATTCCACCGTCTGGAAGTCGATCTTCCGGCACGGGTATAAAGATACGCCGCGCAACCGCGTGTTGATGACGGCCTCGAACGTCTTCCTGCACCTGCACCCCTCCAAGATGAGGAGGCACGGGATCAAGATTTCGTACACCTGGTGCGCGGGGGGGCTGACGTTTCTTTTCTTCTTAATCCTCACGGTCACGGGCGTCATCCTCATGTTCTACTACCGGCCGGTGGCTGAATACGCCTTCGTCGACATGAAGTATCTTCAGTTCGACGTCCCGTTCGGCATGATCATGCGCAACATGCACCGGTGGGCGGCCCACGGGATGGTCATCCTGGTCATGCTTCATATGTTCCGGGTCTTCCTGACGGGCTCCTACAAGCCGCCCCGCGAGTTCAACTGGATCGTCGGCGTCATTCTTCTCGTGCTCACCTTCCTGCTCTCCTTCACGGGTTATCTGCTGCCCTGGGACCAGCTGGCCATTTGGGCGGTGACGGTCGGCACGAACATGGCGCGCGCGACCCCGCTCATGGGTCATGAGGGACCGTTGGCCGAGCAGATGCGCGAATTAACCGGCCTGATCACGCCGCGTTACGACGCCCGGTCGCTTCTCACGGGCGGTACGATTGTGGCGGCGCCGACGCTCCTGCGGTTCTACGTGCTTCATTGCATTTTCATTCCGATCGCGACGGCGGTCCTGATCATCGTGCATTTCTGGCGCGTCCGGAAGGATGGGGGGATCTCGGGTCCTCTTTAG
- a CDS encoding Rieske 2Fe-2S domain-containing protein, whose product MQTTIPESQKLSKKADDANLWTRRDFLGFAGWGAFLSAIGLGLLGFLRFMFPRVLFEPSPIFKAGRPSDYQDGEVSEKFKEEQRVWIEREGDKIIAIQAICTHLGCTPRWLPLEGKFKCPCHGSGFTKEGINFEGPAPRPLERLAIRLDEEGNLVVDKSKKFLFEKGQWEESDSFVTL is encoded by the coding sequence ATGCAAACGACCATTCCCGAAAGCCAGAAGCTGTCGAAAAAAGCGGACGACGCCAATCTGTGGACGCGCCGCGATTTTTTGGGTTTTGCGGGATGGGGCGCCTTTCTGTCCGCGATCGGACTCGGTCTGCTTGGCTTCCTGCGCTTCATGTTTCCGCGCGTCCTCTTTGAGCCGTCCCCCATCTTCAAGGCCGGTAGGCCGTCGGATTATCAGGACGGAGAGGTGAGCGAGAAATTCAAGGAGGAACAGCGCGTCTGGATCGAACGGGAGGGCGACAAGATCATCGCCATCCAGGCGATCTGCACTCACCTGGGCTGCACGCCCCGCTGGCTGCCCTTGGAGGGCAAGTTCAAGTGCCCCTGCCACGGGAGCGGTTTCACCAAGGAGGGGATCAATTTCGAGGGGCCGGCCCCGCGTCCGTTGGAGCGCCTGGCGATTCGCCTGGACGAGGAAGGCAATCTCGTGGTCGACAAGAGCAAGAAATTCCTGTTCGAAAAGGGCCAGTGGGAGGAGTCCGACTCTTTCGTCACTCTCTAG